A genome region from Camelina sativa cultivar DH55 chromosome 10, Cs, whole genome shotgun sequence includes the following:
- the LOC104720614 gene encoding pentatricopeptide repeat-containing protein At5g39350-like, whose amino-acid sequence KSEVLRRAKHALSVKRYQSLLNHYGATQSISKTKALHCHIITGGRLSGDIVSTLSVTYALCGHIAYARKLFEEMPESSLLSYNIVIRMYVRDGLYHDAVNVFIKMVSEGVKCVPDGYTYPFVVKAAGELRSMKLGLVMHGRILRSWFGADKFVQNALLDMYMNLGRIEMARMVFDVMQNRDVISWTTMISGYYRNGYMNDALMIFDWMVNEGVDPNHVTIVSMLPVCGHLKDLEMGRNVHKLVEEKRLGDKIEVKNALVNMYLKCNRMDEARFVFDRMEQRDVITWTCMINGYTEDGDVGNALELCRLMQFEGVRPNVVTVVSLVSACGDALKLNDGKCLHGWAIRQKVYSDIIMETSLISMYAKCNRIDLCFKVFSGASKNHTGPWSAIIAGCVQNELVRDALHLFKWMRREDVETNIATLNSLLPAYATLADLRQAMNIHCYLTKTGFMSSLDAATGLVHVYSKCGTLESAHNIFNGIQEKHKSKDAVLWGALISGYGMHGDGHNALLVFMEMVRSGVTPNEITFTSALNACSHSGLVEEGLTLFRFMLENYKTVARSNHYTCIVDLLGRAGRLDEAYSVITTIPFEPTSTVWGALLAACVMHENVQLGEMAANKLFELEPENTGNYVLLANIYAALGRWKDTEKVRKMMEDVGLRKKPGHSIIEMRSNSG is encoded by the coding sequence AAGAGCGAAGTACTGCGCAGAGCCAAACACGCACTTAGCGTCAAGCGATACCAATCTCTCTTGAATCACTATGGAGCTACTCAATCAATCTCCAAAACCAAGGCTTTACACTGCCACATCATCACCGGCGGTCGACTCTCCGGCGACATTGTCTCGACTCTCTCCGTAACCTATGCTTTATGCGGTCACATCGCCTATGCACGGAAGCTGTTCGAGGAAATGCCTGAAAGCTCTTTGCTTTCATATAACATTGTTATCAGAATGTACGTGCGTGATGGATTGTATCACGATGCGGTTAATGTGTTTATTAAGATGGTTAGTGAGGGAGTTAAGTGTGTTCCGGATGGTTATACATACCCTTTTGTTGTCAAGGCTGCTGGAGAGTTGAGATCGATGAAATTGGGGTTGGTTATGCATGGGAGGATCTTGAGAAGTTGGTTTGGTGCTGATAAGTTTGTTCAGAACGCGTTGTTGGATATGTATATGAACCTTGGGAGGATTGAAATGGCGAGGATGGTGTTTGATGTGATGCAGAACAGAGATGTGATCTCGTGGACCACTATGATTAGTGGGTATTATAGGAATGGTTATATGAATGATGCTTTGATGATCTTTGATTGGATGGTAAATGAAGGTGTTGATCCTAACCATGTCACGATTGTTTCCATGTTGCCTGTTTGTGGTCACTTGAAGGATTTGGAAATGGGTAGAAATGTTCATAAATTGGTGGAAGAGAAGCGTTTAGGGGATAAAATAGAGGTGAAGAATGCGTTGGTGAACATGTACTTGAAATGTAACCGTATGGATGAGGCGAGATTTGTCTTTGACAGGATGGAGCAAAGGGATGTGATCACCTGGACTTGTATGATTAATGGATATACTGAAGATGGGGATGTGGGAAACGCTTTAGAGTTGTGTAGATTAATGCAGTTTGAAGGCGTAAGACCTAATGTTGTGACTGTTGTCTCTCTTGTTTCGGCATGTGGTGATGCTTTGAAGCTGAATGATGGTAAATGTTTACATGGTTGGGCAATTAGGCAAAAGGTTTACTCTGATATCATCATGGAAACATCTTTGATCAGCATGTATGCTAAATGCAATCGCATAGACCTCTGCTTTAAAGTATTTTCAGGGGCTTCAAAAAACCATACTGGTCCTTGGAGTGCAATTATTGCTGGTTGTGTACAGAACGAACTTGTGAGGGACGCGTTGCATCTGTTCAAATGGATGCGACGGGAAGATGTTGAAACCAACATTGCTACGTTAAACAGTCTCCTTCCAGCATATGCAACTTTGGCAGATTTGCGCCAAGCAATGAATATCCATTGCTATCTAACGAAAACCGGGTTTATGTCAAGCCTTGATGCTGCTACAGGGCTGGTTCATGTTTACTCAAAGTGTGGAACTTTAGAATCCGCTCACAACATATTCAATGGAATCCAGGAGAAACACAAGAGCAAAGATGCAGTTCTATGGGGTGCGTTAATATCTGGCTATGGGATGCATGGAGATGGTCATAACGCGTTGCTAGTTTTCATGGAAATGGTTCGGTCTGGTGTGACGCCAAACGAAATCACGTTTACTTCTGCCTTAAATGCTTGTAGTCATTCCGGTTTGGTTGAAGAAGGCTTGACATTATTTAGGTTTATgcttgaaaattataaaacggTAGCTCGATCAAACCATTACACTTGCATTGTTGATCTCCTTGGCCGAGCAGGTCGGTTAGACGAAGCTTACAGTGTCATTACAACAATTCCATTTGAACCGACCTCAACCGTTTGGGGTGCATTGCTTGCTGCTTGTGTCATGCACGAGAATGTCCAGCTAGGAGAAATGGCAGCAAACAAGCTGTTTGAGCTTGAACCAGAGAACACAGGGAATTACGTGCTGTTGGCAAATATCTATGCAGCTTTAGGACGATGGAAAGATACGGAGAAGGTGAGAAAGATGATGGAGGATGTTGGATTGAGAAAGAAACCGGGTCATAGCATAATCGAGATGAGAAGTAACTCAGGTTGA
- the LOC104719586 gene encoding EID1-like F-box protein 2, whose product MIIAKQYRCVHSATCHCTKGHISEEVLFLMVQHLNWNPNVIATLSCVCKWFDDLAKRLLWKEFCRGRAPKMMSDLQSSGSHSVDGSWRALGKLLIYCSGSSKGGLFNDVQIPGHFVHRTRFSRTSGRSFLPPQCRTDDILYVSDPCEHLDQGEDGDLGFFRGIFKSFSISKVRKLLIKKGTPFHPTEVCPYCKAKLWSMLQAKMIPQSASCRLGAYEDSIEYYVCLNGHMLGVCTLLPLSDSEGATEFQ is encoded by the coding sequence atgattatagcaaagCAATACCGTTGCGTTCACTCGGCGACTTGTCATTGCACAAAAGGACATATTAGTGAAGAAGTATTGTTTCTTATGGTTCAACATCTAAACTGGAATCCTAATGTAATCGCCACTCTATCTTGTGTCTGTAAATGGTTTGATGATCTCGCTAAGCGGTTACTGTGGAAAGAGTTCTGCAGAGGTAGAGCGCCCAAGATGATGTCTGACCTTCAATCTAGTGGTAGCCATAGTGTTGATGGGAGTTGGAGAGCGCTTGGGAAACTTTTGATTTACTGCTCAGGTTCGAGTAAAGGTGGACTCTTTAACGATGTTCAAATCCCTGGTCATTTTGTTCATAGAACCCGTTTCTCTAGAACATCGGGAAGGAGCTTTCTTCCTCCACAATGTCGAACAGATGATATTCTCTATGTTTCTGATCCTTGTGAACATCTTGATCAAGGGGAAGATGGTGATTTGGGATTCTTCCGTGGGATTTTTAAATCGTTTTCAATTTCAAAGGTGAGGAAGTTGCTTATTAAGAAAGGGACACCATTTCATCCTACAGAAGTTTGTCCATATTGCAAAGCGAAACTGTGGAGTATGCTTCAGGCGAAAATGATACCACAGAGTGCTAGCTGTAGATTGGGAGCTTATGAAGATAGCATTGAGTATTATGTTTGCCTCAATGGGCATATGCTTGGAGTTTGTACACTCTTACCCTTGTCTGATTCTGAAGGGGCTACCGAGTTTCAGTGA
- the LOC104719588 gene encoding uncharacterized protein LOC104719588, protein MDEDAVVLTFGTPEVMNKEEDGCSPRGDSTGKAMASKPKEKKIPHYLRVSTGSCHDLCKYGKRQVPVEKPWRSTTKKIFKKDLDYDLNETLKPGPSKMKKKVMEVDRNKVTDDSSEVIKREVVKYQVSGGMKKPEVLIIPSGVDETPVKQMKKKTTLSSKLKPSPDSGSRSSGNVDALKPKILKKSYSALATSKSKVNNENVVALPVLKPKMGAKSGKKDEDTTIKKDTVSSRVVSKKAPVTPRPRASLSPRISVRLAGNSSLRKSQSLKASSSSSSRQNQKPRPVNRSDESDKQLDDYPVEEKTLHVVEMETTDNVVSETDQNQQSFVEAFLPPLPPTQSTPNDDECTVSETEEYEYTSGSNEAETVDEEIEMPNGEKKPRAAKKEGDSADEAARKLRFRRGKVVDADAVGESARKLKFRKGRGLGEDKAQDAQVRRSFKKREDIKEEEVDENGEKVVLRHQDVQEKDAQGLFNNVIEETASKLVEARKSKVKALVGAFETVISLQES, encoded by the coding sequence atggaCGAAGATGCTGTTGTGTTAACATTTGGAACGCCTGAAGTGATGAATAAGGAAGAAGACGGTTGTAGCCCGAGAGGAGACTCTACAGGGAAGGCAATGGCTTCAAAGcctaaagagaaaaagatcCCTCATTACCTCAGAGTATCAACAGGTTCGTGTCATGATTTGTGCAAGTACGGGAAGAGACAGGTACCTGTGGAGAAACCATGGCGTTCAACTACTAAAAAGATCTTTAAGAAAGATCTTGATTATGATTTGAATGAAACTTTGAAGCCGGGGCCTtctaaaatgaagaagaaggtgatggAAGTCGATAGAAACAAGGTTACTGATGATTCTTCTGAGGTAATTAAAAGAGAGGTTGTGAAGTATCAAGTGAGTGGTGGGATGAAGAAGCCAGAGGTATTGATAATACCATCTGGTGTTGATGAAACTCCAGTgaagcagatgaagaagaaaacaacattaagtTCCAAACTTAAACCTTCACCAGATTCAGGATCTCGTTCATCTGGAAATGTTGATGCCCTGAAGCCGAAGATCTTGAAGAAATCTTATTCAGCACTAGCAACGTCGAAATCTAAAGTAAACAATGAAAATGTTGTTGCTTTACCAGTTCTGAAACCCAAAATGGGGGCTAAAAGTGGAAAGAAAGACGAAGATACAACGATAAAGAAGGATACAGTCTCCTCTAGAGTTGTTTCAAAGAAGGCTCCGGTGACTCCAAGACCAAGAGCTTCGCTTTCTCCAAGAATATCAGTAAGACTAGCCGGGAATTCAAGTTTGAGAAAGAGTCAGAGCTTAAAggcttcatcttcctcttcttctcgaCAAAATCAGAAACCAAGACCCGTGAATCGTTCTGATGAATCTGATAAGCAGTTAGATGATTATCCAGTCGAGGAGAAAACATTGCATGTTGTTGAAATGGAAACAACTGACAATGTTGTCTCTGAAACTGATCAGAATCAGCAGAGCTTTGTTGAAGcgtttcttcctcctcttccaccGACTCAATCAACTCCAAATGATGATGAGTGTACTGTTTCAGAAACAGAGGAGTATGAATACACTTCAGGAAGCAACGAGGCTGAGACTGTAGACGAAGAGATTGAAATGCCCAATGGAGAGAAGAAACCAAGAGCGGCTAAAAAGGAGGGTGATTCTGCAGACGAAGCTGCTAGGAAGTTACGTTTCCGTAGAGGAAAAGTTGTGGATGCTGATGCTGTGGGTGAGAGTGCAAGGAAGCTCAAGTTTAGAAAAGGAAGAGGTCTCGGGGAAGACAAAGCGCAAGATGCACAAGTAAGGAGAAGCTTTAAGAAGAGGGAagatatcaaagaagaagaagtcgatgAGAATGGTGAAAAGGTTGTGTTGAGGCATCAAGATGTTCAGGAGAAAGATGCACAGGGACTGTTCAACAATGTCATTGAAGAAACAGCTAGTAAGCTCGTTGAAGCTCGAAAAAGCAAAGTTAAAGCTTTGGTTGGTGCTTTCGAAACCGTCATTTCTCTTCAAGAATCTTGA